The sequence below is a genomic window from Fibrobacter sp. UWB13.
GATGCTCCGCTCATCCGCAAGTACGGTTCCAAGTACCGTGTCGATGTGGTTGGCCTCAAGGCGGGTAACTACACGCTTAAGGTCGCATCTGTAAAAGGTGGCAAGGAAACTGCATCGACAACTTCCAAGTCTTTGACGGTCAAGGCGCATGACCGCGCTGGATTCGCGTTTAGCAACGGACATGTTCCGGGCGCCTATAACGCAGACGGTACGCTCAAATCGGGAGCTGTCGTCCTCTACATTTCGGAATCGACAAAGAACACGGTCAAGCTGGATGTCGTCACGAGCAACAAGGGCGCCGTTACGGAAAGTGTGGGCCTCCAAAATATCTTAACTTCGTTCAAGAAGGGCTATGATAAGCGCCCGTTGGTGATTCGTCTCCTGGGAAATGTGACGGACCCCGAAGTGACCGACAAGGGCGACATCACCATCGATATGGGCAAAAAAGAGGGCCTTTCGATGACTGTTGAAGGCATCGGTAATGATGCGACTGCAAATGGCTGGGGTTTCCGCGTCAAAGGAACCCAGGATTTGGAAATCCGAAACATCGGCATTATGAATGTTGATTCCGACGAAGGCGACAACATCACGCTCCAGCAGGATAACCAGTATATCTGGGTCCACAATAATGACTTTTTCTACGGCCATGCGGGTAGCGACAAGGACCAGGTCAAGGGCGATGGCGCCTTGGATTGCAAGCTATCGACTTATGTGACCTTTAGCTACAACCATTTCTGGGATAATGGCAAGTCCAATTTGCTCGGCCTTAAGGAAGGTGCCGATGGGGGCTATTACATCACGTATCACCATAACTGGTACGATCATTCCGATAGCCGTCATCCGCGTGTGCGTTACTACAGCGCCCATGTGTACAACAACTATTACGATGGCAATGCCAAGTACGGCGCTGGTTCTACGCTCGGTTCGTCCGTGTTCATGGAAGCAAACTACTTCCGTAACTGCAAGTATCCGATGATGACCTCGTTGCAGGGAACCGACGTCTATGCAAGCGGAACCAAGCGCGATCCGACGAACAACGGTACGTTCAGCAAGGAAGCGGGCGGTACAATCAAGGCTTACAACAACCACATGGAAGGCTCTTACACGTTCATTCCGTATGGTGCAAGCAAGTATGTTCTCAAGGGTGCGGAAACTGCAATTGGCGATATTGATTCCAAGGTCGATTTTGACGCTTATGTGGTTAGCAGTCGCGATACTCAGGTGCCGTCTAGCGTAAAGTCCTATTCGGGCGAAAATACGTACAACAACTTCGATACGGACAAGTCCATCATGTACAGCTACACGGCAGATTCTCCAGAACAGGCTGTGGCGAACGTGCGTGCCTACGCTGGCCGTTTGCAGGGGGGCGATTTCAAGTGGACCTTTGACAATTCTGTTGACGATGCGTCTTCGGACGTGAACCAGGCGCTCAAAGACGCTCTCATGGCTTATAAGGGTAGCAATGGGGAAGTGGTGGAATATTCTTCGTCTAGCGTTGCGCCGCAGTCCTCTTCCTCCAGCGTCATTCTGAGCTCCTCGAGCGAATCTCCGAAGTCTAGCTCTAGCAGCGTGAAGGTTGAAAGTTCAAGTTCTGCAAAGTCTTCGAGTTCTTCTGAAACCCCGAATTCTTCGTCCAGTTCCGTGGTCTCTTCGTCAAGTGAAAAAACGCAATCTTCCTCTAGCTCCAGTAGCGAAAAGGTTGAATCCTCGAGCTCTTCGGAAGGGACTATCGGTC
It includes:
- a CDS encoding pectate lyase, with protein sequence MKHVVSIFACAGLFVVANAQVSLQTASGALESAYAEWASDGSDSYNVYYSGAGASDVKVDAPLIRKYGSKYRVDVVGLKAGNYTLKVASVKGGKETASTTSKSLTVKAHDRAGFAFSNGHVPGAYNADGTLKSGAVVLYISESTKNTVKLDVVTSNKGAVTESVGLQNILTSFKKGYDKRPLVIRLLGNVTDPEVTDKGDITIDMGKKEGLSMTVEGIGNDATANGWGFRVKGTQDLEIRNIGIMNVDSDEGDNITLQQDNQYIWVHNNDFFYGHAGSDKDQVKGDGALDCKLSTYVTFSYNHFWDNGKSNLLGLKEGADGGYYITYHHNWYDHSDSRHPRVRYYSAHVYNNYYDGNAKYGAGSTLGSSVFMEANYFRNCKYPMMTSLQGTDVYASGTKRDPTNNGTFSKEAGGTIKAYNNHMEGSYTFIPYGASKYVLKGAETAIGDIDSKVDFDAYVVSSRDTQVPSSVKSYSGENTYNNFDTDKSIMYSYTADSPEQAVANVRAYAGRLQGGDFKWTFDNSVDDASSDVNQALKDALMAYKGSNGEVVEYSSSSVAPQSSSSSVILSSSSESPKSSSSSVKVESSSSAKSSSSSETPNSSSSSVVSSSSEKTQSSSSSSSEKVESSSSSEGTIGLANVMPTVSREIFYDSRTSSLVIGTSDVIRLDIVGIDGSRVNFAGYTNVGYARVVDLSMLRAGVYIVRFKTSLGLQTMKFVKN